From the genome of Aspergillus chevalieri M1 DNA, chromosome 8, nearly complete sequence, one region includes:
- the MCD1 gene encoding kleisin alpha (BUSCO:EOG0926115V;~COG:D;~EggNog:ENOG410PG96;~InterPro:IPR036390,IPR039781,IPR006909,IPR006910, IPR023093;~PFAM:PF04824,PF04825;~go_component: GO:0008278 - cohesin complex [Evidence IEA];~go_function: GO:0005515 - protein binding [Evidence IEA];~go_process: GO:0007062 - sister chromatid cohesion [Evidence IEA]): MFYSETLLSKTGPLARVWLSANLERKLSKTHILQSDIESSVNAIVDPGQAPMALRLSGQLLLGVVRIYSRKARYLLDDCNEALMKIKMAFRLTNNNDLTTAAVVAPGGITLPDVLTESDLFMNLDSSLLLPQPLNLEPEGKRPGALDFGSQLLPDSSFRRSVSQEPARLEDHTLVDLDLGEEETSLGHDFSMEVGRDAPAPRPFEEDMISDAGKFNDDVDLPLDLGEDDAPLDKMDLGDEGPQDSTLNLQDDAMDLGDDHHDDVALENQEERQRESLSPLSEVSEDELRRQDAEFNQDETEIQGEQEEDDLTVQQNQRSKRRKVMDLDSVTDFQNSQIKEQQTNRSGILKPTSFLPRDPVLLTLMNMRKNGDFVSNVLGGGRGRGWAPELRDLLSLDAVKKSGDLKRKRDSGISDVDVEAATAPQLDLGEEDAIVPADEGVDLDTTLQRSEIDFPGDEQGPELHMSDDEGMNQQLEDLDDTVVPAVDSGPISLGTKHAVHILRDQLGDSTSEQKKAVEFQDLCPENKTTKADATKMFFETLVLATKDAIKVDQGTEAIGGPLKIRGKRALWGSWAEEGTNSEAAQPAEVTA; this comes from the exons ATGTTCTATTCCGAGACTCTCCTGTCCAAGACAGGGCCGCTGGCCCGGGTTTGGCTGTCCGCCAACCTGGAACGCAAACTGTCCAAAACACACATCTTGCAGTCGGATATCGAGAGCAGTGTCAATGCCATTGTTGACCCGGGCCAAGCGCCCATGGCTTTGCGATTGAGTGGTCAATTATTGCTGGGTGTGGTTCGTATCTACAGTCGAAAGGCGCGCTACCTCCTGGACGACTGCAACGAAGCCCTGATGAAGATTAAGATG GCCTTCCGCTTGACCAACAACAACGATTTGACCACTGCTGCGGTTGTCGCTCCCGGCGGTATCACCTTGCCCGATGTGTTGACGGAATCCGACTTGTTTATGAATCTGGACTCTTCTTTGCTCTTACCTCAACCCCTAAACTTGGAGCCTGAGGGCAAGCGACCAGGCGCTTTGGATTTTGGCAGCCAGCTCCTCCCCGATAGCAGCTTCCGCCGTTCAGTTTCCCAGGAGCCCGCGCGATTGGAAGACCACACCCTGGTCGACTTGGATttgggagaggaagagacaTCCTTGGGACACGACTTTAGTATGGAAGTTGGCCGAGATGCGCCCGCCCCTCGTCCGTTCGAAGAGGATATGATTAGCGACGCCGGAAAGTTCAACGATGATGTCGACCTGCCTTTGGACCTTGGTGAGGATGATGCTCCGTTGGACaagatggatttgggagACGAAGGCCCGCAGGACAGCACTCTAAATCTCCAAGATGATGCGATGGACCTCGGTGACGACCACCATGACGATGTTGCCCTCGAGAACCAAGAGGAACGCCAGCGCGAATCGCTTAGCCCTCTTTCGGAGGTTTCGGAGGATGAATTGCGTCGGCAAGATGCCGAATTCAACCAGGACGAGACCGAGATCCAGGGCGAgcaggaagaggatgacTTGACCGTTCAGCAGAACCAGCGCTCCAAGCGTCGCAAGGTCATGGATCTTGACTCCGTCACCGATTTCCAGAATAGCCAGATCAAGGAGCAGCAGACCAACCGGTCTGGAATCCTGAAACCGACATCGTTCCTGCCTCGCGACCCCGTTTTGCTCACCCTGATGAACATGCGAAAGAACGGTGACTTTGTCTCCAATGTGCTTGGAGGCGGTCGTGGACGCGGCTGGGCACCAGAGCTCCGTGATTTGCTGTCATTGGATGCTGTCAAGAAGTCTGGCGATTTGAAGCGGAAGCGTGACAGTGGCATCtcggatgtggatgtggaggcTGCTACTGCTCCTCAGTTGGATCTGGGTGAAGAAGATGCCATTGTTCCAGCGGACGAAGGTGTTGACCTTGACACGACTCTTCAGCGGTCGGAGATCGATTTCCCTGGAGATGAGCAAGGCCCCGAGCTTCACATGAGCGACGACGAGGGCATGAACCAGCAACTGGAGGACCTTGACGACACCGTTGTTCCCGCGGTAGACAGTGGCCCGATCTCCCTTGGCACCAAGCACGCCGTTCACATTCTCCGGGATCAACTGGGCGATTCGACAAGTgagcagaagaaggccgTGGAGTTCCAGGATCTTTGCCCCGAGAACAAGACCACCAAGGCCGATGCGACTAAGATGTTCTTCGAAACTCTGGTGTTGGCGACCAAGGACGCGATCAAGGTTGACCAGGGTACTGAGGCCATTGGCGGGCCTCTCAAGATCCGTGGCAAGCGCGCACTTTGGGGCTCTTGGGCCGAGGAGGGTACCAACAGCGAGGCTGCGCAGCCTGCTGAGGTTACTGCTTAA
- a CDS encoding MFS transporter (COG:G;~EggNog:ENOG410PHC0;~InterPro:IPR005829,IPR020846,IPR011701,IPR036259;~PFAM:PF07690;~TransMembrane:11 (o169-191i203-224o236-254i266-287o325-346i401-423o435-455i489-508o514-538i545-567o579-599i);~go_component: GO:0016021 - integral component of membrane [Evidence IEA];~go_function: GO:0022857 - transmembrane transporter activity [Evidence IEA];~go_process: GO:0055085 - transmembrane transport [Evidence IEA]) codes for MTSIQGTKESSSTPERNSTNNHDNRETNPEPDTDTLSPSSHPQRRQDSSSDTPIPEREKDSSEDTTINATKESSFTEKENEKDGDGEDEGTTFAPIKSSDENRLQASRSIERSWSLNDGYSVHTGDEQSGEKIDEEAGVTGGGEVPEFVVGWDENDPMNPRNMNTGRRWLIVIICSLGSLCVTCTSSMYTVTYDQIMQEFDSSHIVVTLGLSFFIWGLAVGPLFLGPLSEFYGRRYIYIISFTFFLIWVIPCAVAQNIQTMIICRFFNGIAGSAFLSVAGGTVGDLFNRHELSAPMMVYTSSPFIGPEVGPLVGGFINEYTTWRWTFYVLLIWSGFMLISIIVFVPETYHPVLLRRKAQKLRKETGDDRWHAPIEKLKRSVAQTVLRSCYRPILLLVLEPMCLNLCIFSGILLGILYLFFGAFQLVFGNVYGFSLWQRGLCFLGLFVGMVFAILSDPLWRRLYARLEKHHENAVKKVDDFQPEWRLPPAIAGGPLVTIGLFMFAWTIYPSVHWIVPIIGSAFFGAGTILVYSGVFTFLVDAYPTYAASALAANGFTRSTFAGVFPLFGTQMYNNLNYHWATSLLAFLTLLMTPFPFLFFRYGARIRKKSRFATR; via the exons ATGACAAGCATACAGGGGACTAAAGAGTCCTCCTCTACGCCTGAGCGCAATAGTACCAACAATCACGACAACAGGGAAACAAATCCCGAACCCGATACGGATACACTTTCCCCAAGCTCGCACCCGCAACGGCGCCAAGACAGCAGCAGCGACACTCCAATTCCAGAACGGGAAAAAGATTCAAGCGAAGACACGACCATCAACGCGACGAAAGAATCCTCATTCAcggaaaaggaaaatgaaAAGGACGGCGACGGCGAAGACGAGGGTACCACGTTTGCGCCCATCAAAAGCAGCGACGAGAACCGTCTGCAGGCCAGTAGGTCTATTGAGCGCAGTTGGTCGCTGAATGATGGGTATAGCGTGCATACGGGTGATGAGCAGTCTGGGGAGAAAATCGATGAGGAAGCTGGGGTTACTGGGGGTGGAGAGGTGCCGGAGTTTGTGGTGGGCTGGGATGAGAATGATCCGATGAATCCAAGGAATATGAACACGGGGAGACGGTGGTTGATTGTGATTATTTGTTCGCTGGGGTCGCTTTGCGT GACTTGTACGTCGTCGATGTACACTGTGACTTATGATCAGATTATGCAAGAGTTCGACTCGTCGCATATCGTGGTGACGCTGGGATTGTCTTTCTTTATCTGGGGTCTTG CGGTTGGGCCTCTTTTCTTGGGCCCTTTGTCGGAG TTCTATGGCCGAAGATATATCTATATCATTTCCTTCACTTTCTTCCTGATCTGGGTGATCCCTTGTGCAGTGGCGCAGAACATTCAAACCATGATAATCTGTCGTTTCTTCAATGGTATCGCCGGTAGTGCATTTCTCAGTGTCGCCGGTGGTACCGTTGGTGATCTATTCAATCGTCACGAACTCAGTGCTCCCATGATGGTTTACACCAGTTCGCCGTTTATTGGTCCTGAGGTTGGCCCTTT GGTTGGAGGATTCATCAATGAATATACGACATG GCGCTGGACTTTCTATGTCCTTTTGATCTGGTCAGGTTTCATGCTGATTTCCATCATCGTATTTGTCCCGGAGACTTACCATCCTGT GCTCCTAAGACGCAAGGCCCAGAAACTCCGCAAAGAAACCGGAGACGACCGATGGCATGCTCCCATCGAGAAATTGAAGCGTTCAGTAGCACAGACAGTCCTGCGATCCTGCTACCGGCCTATTCTTCTCCTCGTCCTTGAGCCTATGTGCCTGAATCTCTGCATCTTCTCCGGCATCCTGCTAGGTATCTTGTACCTATTCTTTGGAGCGTTCCAGTTGGTTTTTGGCAACGTGTATGGCTTTTCGTTATGGCAGCGTGGACTCTGTTTCCTTGGTCTTTTTGTGGGAATGGTGTTTGCCATTCTGTCGGATCCGCTTTGGCGTCGGCTTTATGCTCGTTTAGAAAAGCATCATGAGAATGCTGTTAAAAAGGTGGATGATTTCCAACCTGAGTGGCGGCTTCCTCCAG CGATTGCTGGTGGTCCTCTTGTCACCATTGGCTTGTTCATGTTCGCATGGACAATCTATCCTTCTGTTCACTGGATTGTCCCAATTATCGGCAGTGCGTTCTTCGGAGCGGGAACCATCCTTGTGTACTCGGGCGTCTTCACGTTCCTGGTCGACGCATATCCAACCTATGCCGCGAGTGCGCTGGCAGCGAACGGATTTACTCGGTCGACTTTTGCCGGAGTGTTTCCTCTATTCGGGACACAGA TGTATAACAACCTAAATTATCACTGGGCGACGTCTTTGCTGGCGTTTTTGACGCTTCTTATGACTCCGTTTCC CTTCTTATTTTTCCGATATGGCGCTCGCATTCGGAAGAAGAGCCGATTCGCTACACGGTGA
- a CDS encoding uncharacterized protein (COG:S;~EggNog:ENOG410PR5I;~SECRETED:SignalP(1-20)), with the protein MRYSTPLLSILALVSSTVLAQDPGPSPTASVGCEPHGDHWHCDGPASTAISSVTETSSTMPSPTKSTGCEPHGDHWHCDGPAETGSTAASTSSIMPSPTESVGCEPHGDHWHCDGPAETGSAGGEEGSAGAMGVHASLLVGLSVIAAALNV; encoded by the exons ATGAGATATTCTACCCCTCTCCTTTCAATCCTGGCGCTGGTGTCTTCCACCGTCCTAGCTCAGGACCCGGGTCCGTCGCCCACTGCTTCAGTCGGCTGCGAACCGCACGGAGACCATTG GCATTGCGACGGCCCAGCCTCAACCGCCATCTCCTCTGTTACGGAAACCTCGTCCACGATGCCTAGCCCTACCAAGTCGACTGGTTGCGAGCCGCATGGCGACCATTGGCACTGCGATGGACCGGCCGAGACGGGTTCTACTGCTGCGTCTACCTCTTCCATAATGCCTAGCCCTACTGAGTCGGTTGGTTGTGAGCCGCATGGCGACCACTGGCACTGCGACGGACCGGCCGAGACGGGCAGTGCTGGAGGTGAAGAGGGCAGTGCTGGTGCAATGGGGGTGCATGCTTCTCTGCTGGTTGGGTTGTCGGTTATTGCTGCTGCTTTGAACGTTTAG
- a CDS encoding uncharacterized protein (COG:G;~EggNog:ENOG410PJUM;~InterPro:IPR012901,IPR029063;~PFAM:PF07942;~SECRETED:SignalP(1-20)) — protein MLRQIFLALICAAWIEFAIRFSPQIEQITHEIVAHTTTFFRDPVPFALHYEGEHARLLQSIQRSGGKWDSSHPRHRLLTALHGYARYKDSNLAEVDRWRNLYKRVPKRQRLLLESTTHYTRKLNIIDHLLDTNDNLASAIVDYGLQFYNISRSELDEFIKENEAQHRSADRTSVSQGIKHFVRDWADEGHEERQETFECILKSLAQMPRTSSRPLRVLFPGAGLGRLAHEVDKLGDFEVIMNEWSMYMNLAYRYLSSLSDPDSVAFHPYIDWLSHHALTADLQRSVTFPDQVIDRSSVLLIEGDFTTAFAKHTGQYDIIVTLFFIDTARNLISYLETIHRLLRPGGRWINLGPLLYGTSPFVQLSLDEIVALSARIGFEFQETDAMFGNITIPGMPVRGFEVAYGRNGRGLNKNAYQAQYWEAVKR, from the exons ATGCTGCGCCAGATATTTTTGGCGCTGATATGTGCAGCATGGATAGAATTTGCCATTCGTTTCTCTCCCCAGATTGAG CAAATCACCCATGAAATTGTTGCGCACACTACTACCTTTTTCCGCGACCCAGTGCCATTTGCTCTTCATTATGAAGGAGAACATGCCCGTCTGCTCCAGAGTATCCAGCGATCTGGTGGAAAATGGGACTCGTCCCACCCTCGACACCGCTTGTTAACCGCGCTGCATGGATATGCAAGATACAAGGACAGCAACTTGGCGGAAGTGGATCGATGGAGGAATCTTTATAAACGCGTTCCTAAGCGCCAGAGATTA TTGCTCGAATCGACCACCCACTACACGCGTAAACTCAACATAATCGATCATCTCCTGGATACAAACGACAATCTTGCCAGCGCCATTGTTGATTATGGCCTACAGTTCTATAATATTAGTCGATCTGAGCTGGACGAGTTCATTAAAGAAAATGAAGCCCAGCACCGGTCCGCTGATCGGACTAGCGTCTCTCAGGGAATTAAGCATTTCGTGCGCGACTGGGCAGATGAGGGTCATGAAGAGCGACAGGAAACCTTCGAATGCATCCTGAAATCGCTTGCACAGATGCCGCGAACAAGCAGTAGACCTCTACGAGTGCTTTTTCCCGGAGCGGGTTTGGGACGACTGGCGCACGAGGTTGACAAGCTTGGGG ACTTCGAAGTCATAATGAACGAGTGGTCGATGTACATGAACCTGGCATACCGATATTTATCCAGTCTGTCCGATCCCGACAGCGTAGCGTTCCACCCGTACATCGACTGGTTGTCTCACCACGCCCTGACGGCTGATCTCCAGCGCTCCGTTACATTCCCAGACCAAGTGATTGACCGATCCTCTGTCTTACTCATAGAGGGAGACTTCACCACAGCTTTTGCCAAGCACACCGGCCAATACGATATAATTGTGACCTTATTCTTCATCGATACCGCGCGGAACCTAATTTCATACCTCGAGACTATCCACCGGTTACTCCGTCCTGGTGGGCGTTGGATTAATCTCGGTCCGTTGTTGTATGGTACTTCGCCATTTGTGCAGTTATCGCTGGATGAGATCGTGGCGTTAAGTGCGCGGATTGGGTTTGAGTTCCAAGAGACAGACGCTATGTTTGGGAATATTACAATACCTGGCATGCCGGTGCGAGGGTTTGAGGTGGCATATGGTCGAAATGGCCGGGGGTTGAATAAGAATGCATACCAGGCGCAGTATTGGGAGGCTGTTAAGCGCTGA
- the ERT1 gene encoding Zn(II)2Cys6 transcription factor domain-containing protein (COG:K;~EggNog:ENOG410PGKG;~InterPro:IPR036864,IPR001138;~go_function: GO:0000981 - DNA-binding transcription factor activity, RNA polymerase II-specific [Evidence IEA];~go_function: GO:0008270 - zinc ion binding [Evidence IEA];~go_process: GO:0006355 - regulation of transcription, DNA-templated [Evidence IEA]), whose product MNSDAKDRSPAPSGDRNGSEDVEDAEHHRSTHNPTNGDGAGPAENGQKPSSNAKDPSRPRRKKARRACFACQRAHLTCGDERPCQRCIKRGLQDQCHDGVRKKAKYLHDAPEGALMPGVGGNFYNPPPMRTNSLSISRNGATTANGVNAPPSQPSGPNFYPNPQSNSYNVYQENTMNQNPFATQSPVSPTFSLKTSPVGQNPTLSSASQPQTNPAVSVTNTNQGQNPVGGPFFDPSDPALFNFDLSSMNFENRYGALEFSMLGHMATGAGDSPSDSATQRGSMGRSGSAQFSTTPITGGAGFGESPGSQQQPFMFGDPLLNDWSGGQAPGAVNVGGVYVPGHLGKPDAPHAFAIESGPNFASPSATASPHGPTNLDDNSNNNNINKNLAIGKSNGLQRPTISTPSLKQQSLHMGGVKRRQRNPSSIYESVKEPYSYTNGFHSLTAFIQRRFSPQKTLQIAKSLASIRPSFIATTKTLNRDDLIFMERCFQRTLFEYEDFINACGTPTIVCRRTGEVAAVGKEFSILTGWKKDVLLGKEPNLNVNTGGSSSNPPSGPSSRGSSYPPRETGGPSRPSQPVFLAELLDDDSVVEFYDDFARLAFGDSRGSVMTTCKLLKYKTKEDMEQAQSDDNQRWNNHLRKGGIAGEAGMNQLGFKDGKVECAYCWTVKRDVFDIPMLIVMNFLPCI is encoded by the exons ATGAATTCCGACGCAAAGGATCGTTCGCCTGCTCCCTCGGGGGATCGCAACGGAAGTGAGGATGTCGAAGATGCTGAACACCATCGATCAACGCATAATCCCACCAATGGAGACGGCGCCGGACCCGCGGAGAATGGTCAGAAGCCGTCGTCCAACGCCAAGGACCCATCGAGGCCGCGCAGGAAGAAGGCGAGACGGGCTTGTTTTGCCTGTCAGCGTGCGCATTTGACTTGCG GTGACGAGAGACCGTGTCAACGATGTATCAAACGAGGCCTCCAAGATCAATGTCACGACGGCGTGCGCAAGAAAGCCAAATACCTTCACGATGCGCCCGAGGGAGCGTTAATGCCTGGTGTCGGTGGGAATTTTTACAACCCGCCTCCGATGCGAACCAACAGCTTGTCTATATCCAGAAACGGTGCAACCACTGCCAATGGGGTCAACGCGCCTCCGTCCCAGCCGTCCGGTCCCAATTTCTATCCCAATCCTCAGTCCAATTCCTACAATGTCTACCAGGAGAATACAATGAATCAGAACCCATTCGCGACACAGTCGCCAGTGTCGCCAACCTTCAGCCTGAAGACCAGTCCCGTTGGTCAAAATCCCACGTTATCCTCCGCTAGCCAACCGCAGACGAATCCAGCCGTGTCTGTGACGAACACCAACCAGGGCCAAAACCCCGTTGGAGGACCCTTCTTCGACCCTAGCGATCCGGCTCTTTTCAACTTTGACCTTTCCAGTATGAACTTCGAAAATCGCTATGGTGCTTTGGAATTCAGCATGTTAGGACACATGGCTACCGGAGCCGGCGACTCGCCTAGCGATTCAGCAACACAACGAGGATCCATGGGGCGAAGCGGTTCGGCTCAGTTCTCGACCACGCCTATTACCGGAGGTGCAGGGTTTGGGGAAAGCCCGGGGAGTCAGCAGCAACCGTTTATGTTTGGCGATCCGCTGCTTAATGACTGGTCTGGTGGTCAGGCTCCAGGCGCAGTGAATGTGGGCGGGGTTTACGTTCCCGGTCACTTGGGCAAACCGGATGCACCGCATGCATTTGCGATCGAAAGTGGTCCTAATTTCGCCAGCCCAAGTGCAACCGCGAGTCCGCATGGACCGACCAACCTCGACGATAAtagtaataataataacatcAACAAGAACCTCGCAATCGGCAAATCAAACGGCCTACAACGGCCCACGATCTCGACACCGAGTCTGAAGCAGCAGAGCTTGCATATGGGAGGAGTCAAGCGGCGGCAGCGGAATCCGTCATCCATCTACGAAAGCGTCAAGGAGCCGTATTCCTACACGAATGGATTCCACAGTCTCACAGCGTTCATTCAACGGCGATTCTCGCCGCAAAAAACACTACAAATCGCCAAATCGCTGGCCTCGATCCGCCCGTCCTTTATCGCCACCACCAAGACCTTGAACCGCGATGATCTGATTTTCATGGAGCGATGCTTCCAGCGGACACTTTTCGAATACGAGGATTTCATCAACGCCTGCGGAACACCGACTATCGTTTGTCGACGGACAGGAGAGGTCGCAGCCGTGGGCAAGGAATTCAGTATCCTAACTGGGTGGAAAAAAGACGTACTACTGGGCAAAGAACCAAACCTCAACGTCAACACCGGCGGCTCATCATCAAACCCACCATCCGGTCCCTCATCACGCGGCAGCAGTTACCCGCCACGAGAAACCGGCGGCCCCAGCCGTCCCTCACAGCCCGTCTTCCTCGCTGAACTTCTCGACGATGATAGCGTGGTCGAGTTCTACGATGATTTCGCCAGGTTGGCCTTTGGTGATTCTCGTGGAAGTGTCATGACGACATGCAAACTCCTCAAGTACAAGACGAAAGAGGACATGGAGCAGGCGCAGTCAGATGATAACCAGCGGTGGAATAATCATCTGCGGAAGGGAGGCATTGCTGGTGAAGCGGGAATGAATCAGTTGGGATTCAAGGATGGGAAAGTTGAATGTGCATACTGCTGGACAGTTAAGCGGGATGTGTTTGATATCCCTATGTTGATTGTGATGAAT TTCTTACCATGCATTTAA
- a CDS encoding fungal specific transcription factor domain-containing protein (COG:S;~EggNog:ENOG410PPIN;~InterPro:IPR007219;~PFAM:PF04082;~TransMembrane:1 (o453-471i);~go_function: GO:0003677 - DNA binding [Evidence IEA];~go_function: GO:0008270 - zinc ion binding [Evidence IEA];~go_process: GO:0006351 - transcription, DNA-templated [Evidence IEA]), with translation MEILATLIRGSQDLWELHELIPCLSSHFNFKSDYARSTTRSRSVPFARLIYESVPQSQGLPLAYLRENEQDERQNDAAQGLGLNAYDIQQFDLPSMTDSQQYAEIYFSVSTFYPFISQDDFYTLLRLVMHLGTTSTWNSVIPVKLALAQVYLVLSLGARFLEVKLNSKFPSHDLYAKGMGYATQIKLHDSIEGVQVLLLLAQHSFYSPEGLNAWFLLHTIIASCLDLGLQRRDNCKKETEPPCHCRTRHLRSAIFWSAYSMDRTLTTILGRPLTLRDEAIDREFPQLDNNDEVESAATQWNYAGSDSQEVHGKPSPGLAPIPYTTCVYSLRFDRIVAEIKLMLYRVSRSPSRFPWPTNVTTWQHEAQNVCVSLLQKAQNQQQVSSLNNLGTLSGISLQRLELKYHHCVMLLYRPSPQIPHPSTEAIQACFSSAMDIISIYADLHRFLNMECSWLSAHSILVAAITVLYCLCSHPAVRGTTPVETCLKRAELAHELLSFLGQSWSVADEAGLKLDRLITATREAYNASIVGGGLADCQGYQDTGLMVPLQQSGSGSENPDMPALDGRAFLTDELGVLRDLFDLG, from the exons ATGGAGATACTAGCAACTTTGATCCGAGGCTCCCAGGATTTGTGGGAGCTCCACGAGTTGATCCCTTGCCTCTCCAGCCATTTCAACTTCAAGTCGGATTACGCGAGATCAACCACTCGCTCACGAA GCGTCCCGTTTGCGCGACTGATATACGAATCAGTGCCGCAGTCGCAAGGATTACCATTGGCGTACCTGCGAGAGAACGAACAGGACGAACGGCAGAATGATGCGGCTCAGGGTCTGGGCCTAAATGCATACGACATCCAGCAGTTTGACTTGCCTTCAATGACCGACAGCCAGCAGTATGCAGAAATATACTTCAGTGTTTCAACATTTTACCCCTTCATCTCGCAGGATGATTTCTATACCCTTCTGAGGCTGGTGATGCATCTTGGCACAACGTCGACTTGGAACAGCGTTATCCCGGTAAAGCTGGCCCTTGCTCAGGTGTATTTGGTGCTGTCTCTCGGCGCTCGTTTCCTAGAAGTTAAGCTCAACAGCAAGTTCCCCTCGCACGACTTATATGCCAAAGGCATGGGGTACGCGACACAGATTAAGCTTCATGATAGTATTGAAGGTGTGCAGGTTCTTTTGCTACTGGCGCAGCATAGCTTTTATAGTCCAGAGGGGTTGAATGCGTGGTTTTTGCTGCATACTATTATTGCAAGCTGCTTGGATCTTGGATTGCAGCGACGTGATAACT GCAAGAAGGAGACCGAACCCCCATGCCATTGCAGAACACGTCACCTGCGAAGTGCCATCTTCTGGTCAGCATATTCCATGGATCGCACCCTCACCACCATACTGGGCCGTCCTCTCACGCTGAGAGACGAAGCCATCGACCGAGAATTCCCACAACTCGACAACAATGACGAAGTCGAATCAGCAGCAACCCAATGGAATTATGCCGGTTCAGACAGCCAGGAGGTCCATGGGAAACCGTCTCCAGGGCTAGCACCAATTCCTTACACGACATGCGTTTACTCTCTCCGATTCGACCGGATTGTCGCAGAAATCAAGCTCATGCTCTACCGGGTCTCGCGATCACCGAGCCGCTTCCCATGGCCGACAAACGTAACTACCTGGCAACATGAGGCCCAAAATGTCTGTGTCTCGCTGCTGCAAAAAGCCCAAAACCAGCAACAAGTTTCTTCGTTGAACAATCTCGGGACACTGTCTGGAATTAGCCTTCAGAGACTGGAACTCAAATACCACCACTGCGTAATGCTCCTCTATCGTCCAAGCCCACAAATTCCGCATCCAAGCACAGAAGCTATCCAGGCATGCTTTAGCAGTGCCATGGATATCATCTCCATCTACGCGGACCTCCACAGATTCTTAAACATGGAATGCTCGTGGCTTTCGGCACATTCGATCCTGGTAGCCGCCATCACGGTGCTTTACTGCCTCTGTTCACATCCAGCCGTGCGAGGAACAACACCCGTCGAGACCTGCTTGAAAAGGGCGGAGCTAGCCCACGAGCTGCTATCGTTCCTGGGGCAGTCGTGGTCTGTTGCAGATGAAGCAGGCTTGAAGCTGGACAGGTTGATCACGGCTACGAGGGAGGCTTATAACGCAAGCATTGTGGGTGGTGGTCTTGCTGATTGTCAAGGGTATCAAGATACCGGTCTTATGGTGCCGTTGCAGCAGTCGGGTTCTGGCTCAGAGAACCCGGATATGCCCGCTTTGGATGGAAGGGCCTTTTTAACGGATGAACTTGGGGTCCTTCGAGACTTATTTGATCTTGGCTGA